One genomic region from Skermania piniformis encodes:
- a CDS encoding GntR family transcriptional regulator, with product MRLSIDPRSTVPPYEQLRLAVISQVRTGQLIAGTKLPTVRALAVQLDLAPNTVARAYRELEQDGVLETRGRHGSFIATSGDPTRDAAGRAATDYLATIRRLGLPDSDVLGFVEAALNASWAARARDSR from the coding sequence GTGCGTCTCTCGATCGACCCGCGCTCGACCGTTCCGCCGTACGAGCAGCTGCGGCTTGCGGTGATATCGCAGGTTCGGACCGGACAGTTGATCGCCGGCACGAAACTGCCCACCGTGCGAGCGCTCGCCGTTCAGCTCGACCTGGCGCCCAACACGGTAGCCCGCGCCTACCGCGAACTGGAGCAGGACGGTGTGCTGGAGACCCGGGGCCGGCACGGCTCGTTCATCGCGACCAGCGGGGACCCGACCCGGGACGCCGCCGGGCGGGCCGCCACCGACTACCTGGCGACCATTCGGCGGCTGGGCTTGCCCGACTCGGACGTGCTCGGTTTCGTCGAGGCAGCGCTCAACGCCAGCTGGGCAGCCAGAGCTCGCGATTCCAGGTGA
- a CDS encoding arginine deiminase, translated as MGDAPGVDSEVRALRTVLLHRPGDELKRLTPRNNAQLLFDGLPWVDRAQEEHDRFAEVLRGRGIEVLLLTDLLTETLAVSGAARVQGVAAAVNSRRLGHVLADALAAYLRAIPAADLARVLTAGMTFDELPVAPDNASLVRIMHHDADFVIDPLPNLLFTRDSSFWIGPRVAITSLAMPARSRETSLTDLIYAFHPRFLGVRRAYESHTAPVEGGDVLLLAPGVVAVGVGERTTPAGAEALARSLFDDGLAHTVLVVPIAQSRATMHLDTVCTMVDVDAVVMYAAIQDTLSAFTLECTGDEVRIDGPAPFVVAAAAAMQIDVLRVIDTGLDRVTAEREQWDDGNNTLALAPGVVVAYERNVETNGRLEAAGIEVVRIAGSELGSGRGGPRCMSCPIARERI; from the coding sequence ATGGGCGACGCACCCGGGGTGGATTCCGAGGTCAGGGCGTTACGTACGGTGCTGTTGCATCGCCCGGGCGACGAACTGAAGCGGCTGACGCCGCGCAACAACGCTCAGCTGCTGTTCGACGGGTTGCCGTGGGTCGACCGGGCGCAAGAAGAGCACGACCGGTTCGCCGAGGTGTTGCGGGGTAGGGGCATCGAGGTTCTGTTGCTGACCGACCTGTTGACCGAGACGTTGGCGGTGAGCGGTGCGGCACGAGTTCAGGGCGTGGCCGCAGCGGTGAATTCGCGCCGGCTCGGACACGTGCTGGCCGACGCCCTCGCGGCGTACCTGCGGGCGATCCCGGCGGCCGACCTGGCCCGCGTGCTCACCGCGGGGATGACGTTCGACGAGCTGCCGGTCGCGCCAGACAACGCGTCGTTGGTGCGGATCATGCATCACGACGCCGACTTCGTCATCGACCCGCTGCCGAACCTGCTCTTCACCCGCGACTCGTCGTTCTGGATCGGCCCACGGGTGGCGATCACCTCGTTGGCCATGCCGGCGCGGAGCCGGGAGACCTCGCTCACCGACTTGATCTATGCCTTTCATCCCCGATTCCTCGGTGTCCGGCGGGCATACGAATCGCATACCGCGCCGGTCGAAGGCGGTGACGTCTTGTTGCTGGCTCCGGGCGTCGTCGCGGTCGGCGTAGGGGAGCGCACCACGCCGGCCGGGGCCGAGGCACTCGCCCGGAGCCTGTTCGACGACGGACTGGCGCACACGGTGCTGGTCGTGCCGATCGCGCAGTCGCGCGCGACCATGCACTTGGACACCGTGTGCACCATGGTCGATGTCGATGCCGTCGTGATGTACGCCGCGATCCAGGACACCTTGTCCGCCTTCACCCTCGAGTGCACCGGGGACGAGGTGCGCATCGACGGGCCGGCGCCGTTCGTGGTCGCGGCAGCGGCGGCGATGCAGATCGACGTGCTGCGGGTGATCGACACCGGTCTCGACCGGGTCACGGCCGAACGCGAGCAGTGGGACGACGGCAACAACACGCTGGCGCTGGCGCCCGGTGTGGTCGTGGCCTACGAGCGCAATGTCGAGACCAACGGCCGACTGGAGGCCGCCGGGATCGAGGTGGTCCGGATCGCCGGCTCCGAACTGGGCTCGGGCCGGGGTGGTCCGCGCTGCATGTCCTGCCCGATCGCCCGCGAGCGGATCTGA
- a CDS encoding SDR family oxidoreductase: protein MITTFNDKKTLITGAAGGIGRATAIAVARHGAQLFLTDIDEAGLLETVGLVVAEGGTVSATRAFDIADYSAVTVFAQDIHEQFGAMNVVMNVAGVSAWGTVENMDHLLWQKMIDVNLMGPIHVIENFVPQMIEARAGGALVNVSSAAGLLALPWHAAYSASKYGLRGISEVLRFDLKRHKISVHLVVPGAVDTGLVESIEICGIDSEDPRIRRGRAIYRNRAKSPEHAATRIVKGVQRNEFLIYTSNDIRFGYWWARKFAWPYELVMQRANDRFSRFLPPIGHDD, encoded by the coding sequence GTGATCACGACGTTCAACGACAAGAAGACACTGATCACCGGTGCGGCCGGCGGTATCGGCCGGGCCACTGCGATCGCCGTTGCTCGGCACGGAGCGCAGCTGTTCCTGACCGATATCGACGAGGCCGGGTTGCTCGAGACCGTCGGCCTGGTGGTAGCCGAGGGCGGCACGGTGAGCGCGACCCGGGCGTTCGATATCGCCGACTACTCGGCGGTCACCGTTTTCGCCCAGGACATCCACGAGCAGTTCGGTGCGATGAACGTGGTGATGAACGTTGCCGGAGTCTCGGCGTGGGGAACCGTCGAGAATATGGATCACCTGCTGTGGCAGAAGATGATCGATGTCAACTTGATGGGCCCGATCCACGTGATCGAGAACTTCGTGCCACAGATGATCGAAGCGCGTGCCGGTGGCGCGTTGGTGAACGTATCGTCCGCGGCCGGACTGCTGGCGCTGCCCTGGCACGCCGCATACAGCGCCAGCAAGTACGGACTGCGGGGGATATCGGAGGTCCTGCGGTTCGACCTGAAGCGGCACAAGATCTCGGTGCATCTGGTGGTCCCCGGCGCGGTGGATACCGGTCTGGTCGAGTCGATCGAGATCTGCGGGATCGATTCCGAGGATCCGCGCATCCGGCGCGGGCGGGCGATCTACCGCAATCGGGCGAAATCACCCGAGCACGCGGCGACGCGGATCGTCAAAGGTGTGCAGCGGAACGAGTTCCTGATCTACACCTCCAACGACATCCGATTCGGCTACTGGTGGGCCCGAAAGTTTGCCTGGCCGTATGAGCTGGTCATGCAGCGAGCGAACGATCGGTTCAGCCGGTTCTTGCCGCCGATCGGCCACGACGACTGA
- a CDS encoding DoxX family protein, whose amino-acid sequence MSTVRDLVRIALGGMMVGAGISHLTFAREEFHAQVPTWFPVDEDVTVLASGGVEIALGAAFVGLPRHRRTIGALLAAFFVAIFPGNIAQYVEHRDAFGLDSDGKRLLRLFFQPVLIAAALFGGGHLGRRRSSGSRIRG is encoded by the coding sequence ATGAGCACCGTTCGAGACCTGGTACGTATCGCCCTCGGTGGCATGATGGTGGGCGCCGGCATCAGCCATCTGACGTTCGCGCGGGAAGAGTTTCACGCCCAGGTGCCGACGTGGTTTCCGGTGGACGAGGACGTCACGGTGCTCGCTTCGGGGGGCGTCGAAATCGCGCTGGGGGCGGCGTTCGTCGGACTGCCGCGGCATCGGCGCACGATCGGGGCGTTGCTCGCCGCATTCTTCGTCGCGATATTTCCCGGGAACATCGCGCAATATGTCGAGCACCGGGATGCTTTCGGGCTCGACTCCGACGGCAAGCGGCTGCTCCGGCTCTTCTTCCAGCCGGTTCTGATCGCGGCCGCACTGTTCGGTGGCGGGCACCTGGGCCGGCGTCGATCGTCGGGGAGCCGGATCCGCGGGTAG
- a CDS encoding sensor histidine kinase: MNGADGDVDRVAEVGLFGRVPPPVKELLVALVVVVTVLMRVPEQVGDRTPLGYLAVLVPAGLIMLRHRRPWAVLAACVVLQCVAATTFSISPFTSLACMIAVYTVSVAYERRTAVITGVTVAVPLVVVSGIAVGRVTDPMVVPIAVQIAFAVALGQAVRVRRAYIAEITDRALRAEATREAEASRRVAEDRLRVARDLHDAVAHQITVISLNAGVASSTIRTRPEAAAEALLTVRESARLVLREIGDLLATLRSPEEAAEPVRALGLGGVADLVADFTRNGLQTTLEVCGDVSALPPAVDITAFRVIQEGLTNALRHGTGTAQVRVVVDAAELAVTISNPISSSTDGPRDDPGRELVAAGSSGLGSGHGLVGMAERAASLRGTFTHGRRGSADLFVVDARLPLGTPGPAAEKVRETRKGLR; encoded by the coding sequence GTGAACGGTGCGGATGGCGACGTGGATCGAGTCGCCGAGGTGGGTCTGTTCGGCCGCGTCCCGCCGCCGGTGAAAGAACTCCTCGTTGCGCTGGTGGTGGTCGTCACCGTGCTCATGCGGGTGCCGGAGCAGGTCGGTGATCGAACCCCGCTGGGCTACCTGGCGGTGCTGGTGCCGGCGGGGTTGATCATGTTGCGGCATCGTCGGCCGTGGGCGGTGTTGGCCGCGTGCGTGGTGCTGCAGTGTGTCGCGGCAACGACGTTCAGCATCTCGCCGTTCACCTCGCTGGCGTGCATGATCGCGGTGTATACCGTCTCGGTGGCCTACGAGCGGCGCACGGCGGTGATCACCGGCGTGACGGTGGCAGTGCCGCTGGTGGTGGTCAGCGGTATTGCGGTCGGTCGCGTCACCGACCCGATGGTCGTCCCGATCGCGGTGCAGATTGCGTTCGCAGTGGCTCTCGGCCAGGCCGTGCGGGTACGGCGTGCCTATATCGCCGAGATCACCGACCGCGCGCTGCGGGCGGAGGCGACGAGGGAAGCGGAGGCCTCGCGTCGGGTGGCCGAGGATCGGCTGCGGGTCGCCCGGGATCTGCACGATGCGGTGGCTCATCAGATCACGGTGATCAGCCTGAACGCAGGAGTTGCGTCGTCGACGATCCGGACTCGGCCCGAGGCGGCTGCGGAAGCGTTGCTGACGGTCCGGGAATCCGCCCGGCTGGTGCTGCGTGAGATCGGCGATCTGCTGGCGACCCTGCGGTCACCCGAGGAAGCAGCAGAACCGGTCCGGGCGCTGGGGTTGGGCGGCGTGGCGGACTTGGTGGCCGACTTCACCCGCAACGGGTTGCAGACGACGCTGGAGGTCTGCGGCGACGTCTCGGCGCTGCCTCCGGCCGTCGACATCACCGCCTTTCGGGTGATCCAAGAAGGTCTCACCAACGCACTGCGCCACGGGACCGGCACGGCACAGGTGCGGGTGGTGGTCGATGCCGCCGAACTCGCGGTGACGATCAGCAATCCGATCAGCTCGTCGACCGATGGGCCACGAGACGATCCCGGCCGAGAGCTCGTGGCGGCCGGGAGTTCGGGCTTGGGCTCGGGACACGGGTTGGTCGGGATGGCGGAGCGAGCAGCCTCGCTACGCGGAACGTTCACCCACGGCCGACGCGGCAGCGCCGACCTGTTCGTCGTCGATGCGCGACTGCCGCTGGGCACCCCGGGCCCGGCGGCCGAGAAGGTCCGCGAGACGCGGAAAGGACTTCGATGA
- a CDS encoding response regulator encodes MSVRVVVADDQALIRSAVVELLRSADGVEVVAEAVDGREAVARSREHHPDVVLMDIRMPVLDGIAATAQIRGDETLRTVRVLILTTFEEDEYLLAALRAGADGFIGKGAEPEEIVHAVHAVDDGDALLSPAATRSLIGRFLQIDNAATNRGRYDVARVAQLTPREREILVLVASGMSNQEIAEQLVISPYTAKTHVNNMMTKLDAPGRAQLVIWAYESGLVTPGA; translated from the coding sequence ATGAGCGTGCGTGTCGTGGTCGCCGATGATCAGGCGCTGATCCGTTCGGCAGTGGTCGAGCTCTTGCGATCTGCCGATGGCGTCGAGGTCGTGGCCGAGGCGGTCGACGGCCGGGAAGCCGTGGCCCGGTCTCGTGAGCACCACCCGGATGTGGTGTTGATGGATATTCGGATGCCGGTGCTGGACGGCATCGCCGCGACCGCCCAGATCCGTGGCGACGAGACGCTGCGCACGGTCCGGGTGCTGATCTTGACCACGTTCGAGGAGGACGAGTACCTGCTGGCGGCCCTGCGCGCCGGTGCCGACGGCTTCATCGGCAAGGGGGCCGAGCCCGAGGAGATCGTTCACGCGGTGCACGCGGTCGACGACGGGGACGCGCTCTTGTCGCCGGCGGCGACCCGGAGCCTGATCGGGCGGTTCCTCCAGATCGACAACGCCGCCACCAACCGAGGCCGCTACGACGTCGCCCGAGTGGCGCAGCTGACGCCCCGGGAGCGGGAGATTCTCGTGCTGGTCGCGAGCGGTATGTCGAACCAGGAGATCGCCGAGCAGCTGGTGATCTCCCCCTACACGGCCAAGACCCACGTCAACAACATGATGACCAAGCTCGACGCCCCAGGACGCGCACAGTTGGTGATCTGGGCCTACGAATCCGGGCTGGTCACCCCCGGGGCCTGA